The following is a genomic window from Halarcobacter mediterraneus.
TATAAAAAATTTGCCCAGTTTAGTCCTTGTGATTATGCTGGACCTTTAAAAAGAGAAAGTTTTATGGATGCAGGAGTAAAAGAGTTATGGACAGGTATTCCAAGAATATCAGGACCTGCCTTTACAGTAAATATGGTTCCCGGGGATAACTTAGCACTTCATAAAGCTATTTATGAAGCTCCAAAGGGTTCAATTATAGTAGCTCAAACTAACTCAATGGATTATGCAGTTTCAGGTGGAAATGTATGTGCAATCGCTCAAGGACTTGGAATAAAAGGTTTTGTAATTGATGGTGTGGTTAGAGATATAGGTGAAGTAAAAGAGATTAAATTTCCTATCTTTGGTAGGGGAGTTCATCCAATGCCAGGAACAAAAAAAGCAGTGCTTCCATTAAATACTCCAATTGTAGCTGGTGGTATTGCTGTAAATCCTGGTGATATTATAGTTGCAGATGAAGAGGGTATTGCAGTTATTCCAAAAGATAAAGCTCAAGAAGTTTACAATCAAACTAAAACAAATGTAGAAGCTGAAAAAGAAATGGGCTTTGAAAAATGGGCAGAAAATCATAGAAAAAAAATAGACTCTTTTTATAAATAAAAGAGTCTATTTTAACTATTTTTAAAACACCCAACCAGCTTGAAATATAAACTTAGAGTTGTAGTCTTCTTCACTTTCAATGTCAGAATTACCAAGTTTATAAGCTAAATGAGCATTTATAAAAAAGTCTTTAAAATAAGCATAATATCCTAAACCAATATCTTGATATGTTTTACTTGGCTCATTAGAGATTTCTTTACTCATCTTAACTTTTGCAATATCATAAAAAATACTAAGTTTAGAATTTAAACCTTTGAAATTTGGTAGGTTATAAAAAAGTTCAGTGTTAAAAATATATCCATTTTCAGCACTTTGCTCCCCTTGAGGATATAGTTTCACTCCATTTATACCTCCAATACTTAAATCCTGACTTCCATCTAAATTCTTATTTCCTAAAGCATATTGAAGCTGTAAAGAGTTCTTCCAACTAAAATATTTATTTATATTTAGGTTTTGATTTACTTCAAGATTTACTTTAG
Proteins encoded in this region:
- a CDS encoding ShlB/FhaC/HecB family hemolysin secretion/activation protein encodes the protein KVNLEVNQNLNINKYFSWKNSLQLQYALGNKNLDGSQDLSIGGINGVKLYPQGEQSAENGYIFNTELFYNLPNFKGLNSKLSIFYDIAKVKMSKEISNEPSKTYQDIGLGYYAYFKDFFINAHLAYKLGNSDIESEEDYNSKFIFQAGWVF
- a CDS encoding RraA family protein, coding for MDYKKFAQFSPCDYAGPLKRESFMDAGVKELWTGIPRISGPAFTVNMVPGDNLALHKAIYEAPKGSIIVAQTNSMDYAVSGGNVCAIAQGLGIKGFVIDGVVRDIGEVKEIKFPIFGRGVHPMPGTKKAVLPLNTPIVAGGIAVNPGDIIVADEEGIAVIPKDKAQEVYNQTKTNVEAEKEMGFEKWAENHRKKIDSFYK